A genomic region of Candidatus Methylomirabilota bacterium contains the following coding sequences:
- a CDS encoding FAD binding domain-containing protein, with amino-acid sequence MKPAPFDYTPAASTAEAVAALAQHGDDAKILAGGQSLMPMLNLRLARPAMLVDINGATELDYLREAGGRVHVGALRRQAAAARWAVTRLPLMAEALRHVGHTAIRNRGTVVGSVAHADPASELPALLLCLDGEVVARGPQGERTVAAGALYRAPLTTSLRADELVTEARFSLPRPEAGWGFAEVARRHGDFALVGAAALLWQDAAGRAAGVRLAFFGVGGTPVRGAAAEAALTGQPVTEVGVRAAARAAAAALSPEGDLHASARYRQDVAAVLAERTLMDAVRRCRRAA; translated from the coding sequence GTGAAGCCCGCGCCCTTCGACTACACGCCGGCGGCGAGCACGGCCGAGGCGGTGGCGGCGCTGGCCCAGCACGGCGACGACGCCAAGATCCTCGCGGGAGGCCAGAGCCTGATGCCCATGCTCAATCTCCGCCTTGCCCGGCCCGCGATGCTCGTGGACATCAACGGCGCGACCGAGCTCGACTATCTCCGCGAGGCCGGCGGCCGCGTTCACGTGGGCGCGCTGCGCCGGCAGGCCGCGGCCGCGCGCTGGGCGGTGACACGGCTGCCGCTCATGGCCGAGGCCCTGCGTCACGTGGGCCACACCGCGATCCGGAACCGCGGCACGGTCGTCGGGAGCGTGGCGCACGCCGATCCCGCGTCCGAGCTGCCCGCGCTGCTCCTCTGTCTCGACGGCGAGGTGGTGGCGCGCGGCCCGCAGGGCGAGCGTACCGTCGCCGCCGGTGCGCTCTATCGCGCGCCGCTCACCACCTCGCTCCGTGCCGACGAGCTGGTGACCGAGGCACGTTTCAGCCTGCCGCGGCCCGAGGCCGGATGGGGCTTCGCCGAAGTGGCGCGCCGCCACGGCGACTTCGCGCTCGTGGGGGCCGCCGCCCTGCTGTGGCAGGACGCGGCGGGACGCGCCGCGGGCGTGCGCCTGGCCTTCTTCGGCGTGGGCGGGACGCCGGTGCGCGGCGCCGCCGCGGAGGCCGCGCTCACCGGGCAGCCCGTCACCGAGGTCGGTGTTCGCGCGGCGGCGCGCGCGGCGGCGGCGGCGCTCAGCCCTGAGGGCGATCTCCACGCCTCCGCGCGCTATCGTCAGGATGTGGCCGCGGTGCTTGCCGAGCGCACCCTGATGGACGCGGTCCGGCGCTGCCGGAGGGCGGCATGA
- a CDS encoding (2Fe-2S)-binding protein: MTRAVRLLVNGLEHEVQVEPRLSLADCLRDVLDLTGTHVGCEHGVCGACTVLLDGEPVRSCLMLAVQAGGHAITTVEGITPDEGLAPLQQAFQDKHGLQCGYCTPGILLTTHAFLKEHPHPTPDEIREMLAGNLCRCTGYHFIVEAVEAAARAAARNPPR, encoded by the coding sequence ATGACGCGCGCGGTGCGGCTCCTGGTCAACGGGCTTGAGCACGAGGTGCAGGTGGAACCCCGCCTCTCGCTCGCCGACTGTCTCCGGGACGTGCTGGATCTCACCGGCACCCACGTGGGCTGCGAGCACGGGGTTTGCGGCGCCTGCACGGTGCTGCTGGACGGCGAGCCGGTGCGCTCGTGCCTCATGCTCGCGGTGCAGGCGGGCGGCCATGCCATCACGACCGTGGAGGGCATCACGCCGGACGAGGGGCTGGCGCCACTCCAGCAAGCCTTCCAGGACAAGCACGGGCTTCAGTGCGGCTACTGCACGCCCGGCATCCTGCTGACGACCCACGCGTTCCTCAAGGAGCATCCTCATCCGACGCCGGACGAGATCCGCGAGATGCTCGCGGGCAATCTCTGCCGGTGCACCGGCTACCACTTCATCGTCGAAGCGGTCGAGGCCGCCGCGCGCGCGGCGGCTCGAAATCCACCGCGGTGA
- a CDS encoding uroporphyrinogen decarboxylase family protein has product MTKRERVMAALRGDPVDRVPLAFWLHNFATENSAKGLADETLRLLHRFDWDFLKPQSRAQCFAEMWGLTFTPSRDKARPYTVTDVPVADAAGLAALRPVNPEQGALGEQLEALRLIRAAVGPDVPIIWTVFSPLMVLPMLVPGGREQALALARSAPRETESALGALAVTLARYARACLADGADGLFYATNMATRELISAEECRRWQRPFDLRVLEAVEEAPFNLLHVCGAGIHFDEFADYPVTAYSWATVPGNPTLETVHVQTGKAVVGGLPAKPEIASMKAEELERRAQRAIAEMSGRWLLLGPDCSINPDTPDALMAIRP; this is encoded by the coding sequence GTGACCAAGCGCGAGCGGGTGATGGCGGCCCTGCGCGGCGACCCGGTGGACCGCGTACCCCTGGCCTTCTGGCTGCACAACTTCGCCACCGAGAACTCGGCCAAGGGTCTCGCCGACGAGACGCTTCGCCTCCTGCACCGCTTCGACTGGGATTTCTTGAAGCCCCAGTCGCGCGCCCAGTGCTTCGCCGAGATGTGGGGCCTGACCTTCACGCCGTCGCGGGACAAGGCCCGCCCGTACACGGTGACCGACGTGCCGGTGGCGGACGCGGCCGGCCTCGCCGCGCTGCGCCCCGTGAATCCCGAGCAGGGGGCGCTCGGCGAGCAGCTCGAAGCCCTCCGACTGATCCGCGCCGCCGTCGGCCCCGACGTGCCGATCATCTGGACCGTCTTCTCGCCGCTCATGGTGCTGCCGATGCTGGTGCCCGGGGGCCGCGAGCAGGCCCTGGCCCTCGCGCGGTCGGCCCCACGCGAGACGGAATCGGCCCTGGGCGCCCTGGCTGTCACCCTCGCGCGCTACGCCAGGGCGTGTCTCGCCGATGGGGCGGACGGGCTCTTCTATGCGACCAACATGGCCACGCGCGAGCTCATCAGCGCCGAGGAGTGTCGCCGCTGGCAGCGGCCTTTCGATCTGCGCGTGCTGGAGGCGGTGGAGGAGGCGCCCTTCAATCTGCTCCACGTCTGCGGCGCCGGGATCCACTTCGACGAGTTCGCCGACTACCCCGTGACGGCGTATTCCTGGGCCACGGTGCCCGGCAATCCGACCCTCGAGACCGTGCACGTGCAGACCGGCAAGGCGGTGGTGGGCGGGCTCCCTGCCAAGCCGGAGATCGCGTCGATGAAGGCCGAGGAGCTCGAGCGTCGGGCACAGCGTGCGATCGCCGAGATGAGCGGGCGCTGGCTCCTGCTCGGTCCCGACTGCTCGATCAATCCCGACACGCCGGACGCGCTGATGGCGATACGCCCATGA
- a CDS encoding xanthine dehydrogenase family protein molybdopterin-binding subunit produces the protein MTPTRRQFLEGVAALGMGLVVGVRLEPAQAQPGAPAPGVLAPNAFVRIAPDNTVTIIAKHIEMGQGAHTGLATLVAEELDADWSQIRVEAAPSDPTRYNNLAWAPLPAQGTGGSTSLANSWEQLRRAGATARAMLVAAAAQRWSVPASEITVDRGVVAHAPSGRRATFGELAADAARQTPPSNVSLKDPKDFKLIGRHAPRVDSRPKTDGSATYTLDVRRPDMLTAVIARPPRFGATVRSFDATEARRVNGVTDVVQVPAGVAVVAKGTWAAIKGRRALRIDWDEQAAERRGSEELYAHYRTLALQPGAVAQGQGDVPAAMGSAARVLEAVYEFPYLAHTPMETLDCVVELRPDGCEIWLGSQVPTLDHQTVAAVVGLPPSKVRVHTLLAGGSFGRRSTARSELVVEAASVAKALGGARTVKLVWTREDDVRGGFYRPLYTHRLRAGLDAAGNVVAWAHRIVGQSIVTGTPLAPLRVRGGIDLTSVEGAANLPYAISNTLVDLHSPTVGIPVLWWRAVGSTHTAYSTEAFLDELARAAGRDPLDMRRAMLGRHPRHLAVLDLVARQSGWGQPLAPGRARGVAVHECFGSVVAQVAEVSRGADGLPRVERVVCAVDCGIAVNPDVVRAQMEGSIGFGLGSALWSEITVVDGLVQQSNFHDFRILRIDEMPRVDVHIVPSAAPPTGVGEPGVPPIAPAVANAWLALTGQPVRRLPFSRLARAGRA, from the coding sequence GTGACGCCGACCCGCCGTCAGTTCCTCGAGGGTGTGGCCGCCTTGGGGATGGGGCTCGTCGTGGGGGTCCGGCTCGAACCCGCGCAGGCCCAGCCCGGCGCGCCGGCACCCGGCGTGCTCGCGCCGAACGCCTTCGTGCGCATCGCGCCGGACAACACCGTCACCATCATCGCCAAGCACATCGAGATGGGCCAGGGCGCGCATACCGGCCTCGCCACCCTCGTCGCCGAAGAGCTCGACGCGGATTGGAGCCAGATCCGCGTCGAGGCCGCACCCTCGGATCCGACCCGCTACAACAATCTGGCCTGGGCGCCCCTGCCCGCGCAGGGCACGGGCGGCAGCACGTCCCTGGCGAACTCGTGGGAGCAGCTCCGGCGGGCCGGCGCCACCGCGCGCGCCATGCTCGTGGCCGCCGCCGCCCAGCGCTGGAGCGTGCCCGCGTCGGAGATCACGGTGGATCGCGGCGTCGTGGCGCACGCCCCGAGCGGGCGCCGCGCGACCTTCGGCGAGTTGGCGGCGGACGCGGCCCGACAGACCCCGCCGAGCAACGTCAGCCTGAAAGATCCGAAGGACTTCAAGCTCATCGGGCGCCATGCGCCGCGGGTGGACTCGCGCCCCAAGACGGACGGGTCGGCCACGTACACGCTCGATGTGCGGCGCCCCGACATGCTGACCGCCGTCATCGCCCGCCCGCCGCGATTCGGCGCGACCGTGCGCTCGTTCGACGCCACCGAAGCGCGACGGGTGAACGGCGTCACGGATGTCGTCCAGGTGCCGGCCGGTGTCGCCGTGGTCGCGAAGGGGACCTGGGCGGCCATCAAAGGACGGCGCGCGCTTCGCATCGACTGGGACGAGCAGGCCGCGGAGCGGCGCGGCTCCGAGGAGCTCTACGCGCACTACCGGACGCTCGCCCTGCAGCCCGGGGCGGTGGCGCAGGGGCAAGGGGACGTGCCGGCGGCCATGGGGAGCGCCGCTCGTGTGCTCGAGGCAGTGTACGAGTTCCCCTACCTTGCCCATACGCCCATGGAGACGCTCGACTGCGTGGTGGAGCTCCGCCCCGACGGCTGCGAGATCTGGCTGGGCTCGCAGGTGCCGACCCTCGATCATCAGACGGTGGCGGCGGTGGTGGGCCTCCCGCCGAGCAAGGTGCGCGTGCACACGCTGCTCGCCGGCGGCAGCTTCGGCCGCCGCTCCACCGCGCGCAGCGAGCTGGTGGTCGAGGCGGCCAGCGTCGCCAAGGCCCTGGGCGGCGCGCGGACCGTGAAGCTCGTGTGGACGCGCGAGGACGACGTGCGCGGCGGCTTCTACCGGCCGCTCTACACGCATCGGCTGCGCGCGGGGCTCGATGCCGCCGGCAACGTGGTGGCGTGGGCGCACCGCATCGTGGGGCAGTCCATCGTCACCGGCACCCCGCTGGCGCCCCTTCGCGTCCGGGGCGGCATCGATCTCACCTCGGTGGAGGGCGCCGCGAATCTCCCCTACGCCATCTCCAACACGCTCGTCGATCTCCACTCGCCCACCGTCGGCATCCCGGTGCTCTGGTGGCGCGCGGTGGGAAGCACGCACACCGCGTACTCCACCGAGGCCTTTCTCGACGAGCTGGCCCGCGCCGCCGGCCGTGATCCGCTGGACATGCGCCGCGCGATGCTCGGACGGCATCCGCGACATCTGGCCGTGCTCGATCTCGTCGCGCGGCAGTCGGGCTGGGGCCAGCCCTTGGCGCCGGGCCGCGCCCGCGGCGTGGCCGTGCACGAGTGCTTCGGGAGCGTGGTGGCCCAGGTCGCCGAGGTCTCGCGCGGCGCCGACGGCCTGCCCCGCGTCGAGCGCGTGGTGTGCGCGGTGGATTGCGGGATCGCCGTGAACCCCGACGTCGTCCGCGCCCAGATGGAAGGCAGCATCGGCTTCGGGCTCGGCAGCGCCCTCTGGAGCGAGATCACCGTGGTGGACGGCCTCGTGCAGCAGTCCAACTTCCACGACTTCCGCATCCTGCGCATCGACGAGATGCCGCGCGTGGATGTGCACATCGTGCCGTCGGCGGCGCCGCCCACGGGTGTCGGCGAGCCCGGTGTGCCCCCCATCGCGCCCGCGGTGGCCAATGCCTGGCTGGCGCTGACCGGCCAGCCGGTGCGCCGCCTACCCTTCTCTCGTCTCGCCCGCGCGGGGCGCGCGTGA
- a CDS encoding (2Fe-2S)-binding protein, with protein MTSFHVNGRAVQVTVDADTPLLWALRDELGLTGTKYGCGAAQCGACTVHLDGQAIRSCVTPITAAEGRQVTTIEGAMGSGATGREARAVQEAWNRLDVVQCGFCQPGQIMSAVALLSAIPRPTDADIDAAMTGNLCRCATYQRIRAAIHEAAQSL; from the coding sequence ATGACCAGCTTCCACGTCAACGGCCGCGCCGTGCAGGTCACGGTCGACGCGGACACGCCACTGCTCTGGGCGCTGCGCGATGAGCTGGGGCTCACGGGCACCAAGTACGGCTGCGGGGCCGCGCAGTGCGGCGCCTGCACCGTGCACCTCGACGGCCAGGCCATCCGCTCCTGCGTGACGCCCATCACGGCCGCGGAAGGCCGGCAGGTCACCACCATCGAGGGTGCGATGGGCTCAGGCGCGACGGGGCGGGAGGCGCGCGCGGTGCAGGAGGCCTGGAATCGGCTGGACGTCGTGCAGTGCGGGTTCTGCCAGCCCGGCCAGATCATGTCGGCGGTGGCGCTCCTCTCCGCGATCCCCCGGCCCACCGATGCCGACATCGACGCCGCCATGACCGGCAATCTCTGCCGCTGCGCCACCTATCAGCGGATCCGCGCCGCGATTCACGAAGCGGCGCAGAGCCTGTGA
- a CDS encoding thiamine pyrophosphate-binding protein, whose product MSGAAAIVRGLEDAGVTLAASVPDTWIGKIMAAVRASAKVRAVDVAREEEAVAVACGANLAGGRGAVLIQNAGLLNCGGILAGLVELYRLPCFFIVSLRGDHRDPVYYHAPKGRVTQATLQAWRLPHALADGKGDLAAQVKRGVEFSVESRGPFVLLISGEDLA is encoded by the coding sequence ATGAGCGGCGCGGCGGCGATCGTCCGGGGGCTCGAGGACGCGGGGGTCACCCTCGCCGCCTCGGTGCCGGATACGTGGATCGGGAAGATCATGGCCGCGGTGCGCGCGTCGGCGAAAGTGCGCGCGGTCGACGTGGCGCGGGAAGAAGAGGCGGTGGCGGTGGCTTGCGGCGCGAACCTCGCGGGCGGCCGCGGCGCCGTGCTCATCCAGAACGCGGGGCTCCTCAACTGCGGCGGCATCCTCGCGGGCCTCGTCGAGCTCTACCGGCTGCCCTGCTTCTTCATCGTGTCGCTGCGGGGCGACCACCGCGACCCGGTCTACTACCACGCGCCCAAGGGCCGTGTGACCCAGGCGACCTTGCAGGCATGGCGGCTCCCGCATGCCCTGGCCGACGGCAAGGGCGATCTCGCGGCGCAGGTGAAGCGCGGCGTGGAGTTCTCCGTGGAGTCGCGCGGGCCCTTCGTGCTTCTCATCAGCGGTGAGGACCTCGCGTGA
- a CDS encoding Isoquinoline 1-oxidoreductase subunit: MTSRVRRAAAVAIALAAGALAAGAGAQDPVALQGPDAFVSIGDRAQRSMALFTEAGKVLQHPRCQNCHSSDERPRQGDDGRPHLPAVRLGADGFGAAGLRCPACHGEANFDAVGMPGMTNWHLAPVSMGLRGRSIGQICAQLRQQDKDGTLPLPDLVGHVTRDPLVIWAWGPGPGRRPAPGTHETFVALMRAWVDSGAECPAADR, encoded by the coding sequence GTGACGTCCCGCGTGCGCCGCGCCGCCGCGGTCGCCATCGCGCTCGCCGCGGGCGCGCTGGCGGCGGGGGCGGGCGCGCAGGACCCCGTCGCGCTGCAGGGCCCCGATGCCTTCGTGTCCATCGGGGACCGCGCCCAGCGCTCGATGGCCCTCTTCACGGAGGCGGGCAAGGTGCTCCAGCACCCGCGCTGCCAGAATTGCCATTCCAGCGACGAGCGCCCGCGCCAAGGCGATGACGGCCGGCCGCATCTGCCCGCGGTGCGGCTCGGCGCCGATGGCTTCGGCGCCGCGGGCCTGCGCTGCCCCGCCTGTCACGGCGAGGCGAACTTCGACGCGGTCGGGATGCCCGGGATGACGAACTGGCACCTGGCGCCCGTCTCCATGGGCCTCCGCGGCCGCTCCATCGGCCAGATCTGCGCCCAGCTCAGGCAGCAGGACAAGGACGGCACGCTGCCGCTGCCAGACCTCGTCGGTCACGTCACCCGCGACCCACTGGTGATCTGGGCTTGGGGTCCGGGGCCAGGGCGCCGGCCCGCCCCCGGTACGCACGAGACCTTCGTGGCCTTGATGCGAGCCTGGGTGGATTCGGGCGCGGAGTGCCCGGCAGCGGATCGGTAG
- a CDS encoding epoxide hydrolase, translated as MDIRPFTVNVPQPTLDDLRARLARTRWPDEVDGAGWDYGANLAYMRELMQYWATRFDWRRHEQALNAFPQFRADVEGTGVHFIHVRGRGPAPLPLLITHGWPSSVVEMLEIIPRLADPGAHGGDPADAFDVIVPSVPGFGFSDRPGRGMTRSRVAGLWARLMEGLGYARYALHANDIGAVISGWLSYDAPERVIALHTLMPTFPGPVIGEDAKPLTAAERAFEEVEARWMREEAGYNAIQETRPQTLAYGLHDSPAGLAAWIVEKWRVWTDPAGDVERYFSRDLLLANVTLYWVTETANAANRSYYERAREPRRMTTRINVPTGVALTREEVQHPPRERAERGYADIRRWVELPRGGHFIAAEEPALLAEELRTFFRSFRGSPGRSPR; from the coding sequence ATGGACATCCGCCCCTTCACGGTGAACGTGCCGCAGCCCACGCTGGACGATCTGCGGGCCCGCCTCGCTCGCACCCGCTGGCCCGACGAGGTGGACGGCGCCGGCTGGGACTACGGCGCCAACCTCGCCTACATGCGCGAGCTGATGCAGTACTGGGCCACGCGCTTCGACTGGCGCCGACACGAGCAGGCGCTCAACGCCTTCCCCCAGTTTCGCGCCGACGTGGAGGGAACCGGCGTGCACTTCATCCACGTGCGGGGCCGCGGGCCCGCGCCGCTGCCGCTCCTGATCACGCATGGCTGGCCCAGCTCCGTGGTGGAGATGCTCGAGATCATCCCGCGGCTCGCCGATCCCGGCGCGCACGGCGGCGATCCCGCGGACGCCTTCGATGTCATCGTGCCGTCCGTGCCCGGCTTCGGCTTCTCCGACCGGCCTGGCCGCGGCATGACGCGCAGCCGCGTGGCCGGGCTCTGGGCGCGGCTCATGGAAGGCCTGGGCTACGCGCGCTATGCCCTCCACGCCAACGATATCGGCGCGGTGATCTCGGGCTGGCTCTCCTACGACGCGCCCGAGCGGGTGATCGCGCTCCATACCCTCATGCCGACCTTTCCCGGGCCGGTGATCGGCGAGGACGCCAAGCCGCTCACCGCGGCCGAGCGCGCCTTCGAGGAGGTGGAGGCACGCTGGATGCGGGAGGAGGCGGGCTACAACGCCATCCAGGAGACCCGGCCGCAGACGCTCGCCTACGGCCTCCACGACTCGCCGGCCGGGCTCGCCGCGTGGATCGTGGAGAAGTGGCGCGTGTGGACCGATCCCGCCGGCGACGTGGAGCGCTACTTCTCGCGCGATCTCCTCCTCGCCAACGTCACGCTCTACTGGGTCACCGAGACCGCCAATGCCGCGAACCGCTCCTACTACGAGCGGGCGCGCGAGCCTCGCCGCATGACCACGCGCATCAACGTGCCCACCGGCGTGGCCCTCACTCGCGAGGAGGTGCAGCATCCGCCGCGCGAGCGCGCCGAGCGGGGCTATGCCGACATCCGCCGCTGGGTGGAGCTCCCGCGGGGCGGCCACTTCATCGCCGCGGAGGAGCCGGCGCTCCTCGCCGAGGAGCTGCGGACGTTCTTCCGGTCTTTCCGGGGCTCACCCGGCCGGAGCCCACGCTGA
- a CDS encoding thiamine pyrophosphate-dependent enzyme, protein MIPRKPFLDALVAALMPQDVLVSCLGANARWLPHMTVPAPVFALCDSMGAAIPLALGIALTRPERHVVALEGDGSLLMSPNVLATVAAACPSNLTCVLWLNGHYESSGGQMLPGAPVDWGALARASGIGHVATVAEPAALAAALAATRKAAGPALLILPIAFDPAEEIPPYSERPEDITVRFRL, encoded by the coding sequence GTGATCCCGCGCAAGCCCTTTCTGGACGCGCTGGTGGCGGCGCTGATGCCGCAGGACGTGCTCGTGTCGTGCCTGGGCGCCAACGCCCGCTGGCTCCCGCACATGACGGTGCCCGCGCCCGTCTTCGCGCTGTGCGACTCCATGGGCGCCGCCATCCCGCTCGCCCTCGGCATCGCGCTGACGCGCCCGGAGCGCCACGTGGTGGCGCTCGAAGGGGACGGCTCGCTCCTGATGAGCCCCAATGTGCTGGCCACCGTGGCCGCGGCCTGCCCGTCGAATCTCACGTGCGTCCTCTGGCTGAACGGCCACTACGAGTCGTCGGGCGGGCAGATGCTGCCGGGCGCGCCGGTGGACTGGGGCGCGCTCGCCCGCGCTTCCGGCATCGGCCACGTGGCGACGGTGGCCGAGCCCGCGGCGCTCGCCGCGGCGCTGGCGGCGACGCGCAAGGCGGCGGGGCCGGCCCTCCTCATCCTGCCCATTGCCTTCGATCCCGCCGAGGAGATTCCGCCCTACTCGGAGCGTCCGGAGGACATCACGGTCCGCTTCCGGCTCTAG
- a CDS encoding DNA polymerase Y family protein: MASLRRIGCLLVRRFAAAAAVRVEPALAGRPLAVLDGARPGRLVIEASAEARALGVLPGMTEAAAQARPGEVICRERVPAHETAAQQALLEVGVVHSPRVEEAGPGEVYLDVAGLGALFGDEPALARRMAARARVAGLHARVGIAGSRVAARLAARRAEECVCVPPGADAAHLRAAPIALLDLSLEMAQRFARWGIRTLGELADLPGRDLAERLGTEGSRLQALARGEDLRPLDPWRPPPRFEETRELDWALDNLEPLFGLFAECAERLCARLEAQALAADRFEWSCRLVTRVRETARTVEGAFVPPVPTHEARAVMAVLRATLAAEPPPAPVTALALRAQPVRVSASQEPLDGDGRPSPRTLAETVARVIALVGPGNLGVPVLLDSHRPDSLRLEPLNAAALLNQAKSTDGEGARGTLALRRCRPPRPAQVRLIGGRPVHLRAAGLAGPIVASAGPWRSSGEWWLENRWASDEWDVELADGTLGRLAHDGSAWVLEGIYD; encoded by the coding sequence ATGGCATCTCTGAGACGCATCGGCTGTCTCCTCGTCCGCCGCTTCGCCGCCGCGGCGGCAGTACGCGTCGAGCCCGCGCTCGCCGGCCGCCCGCTGGCCGTGCTCGACGGGGCGCGCCCCGGGCGCCTGGTGATCGAGGCCAGCGCGGAAGCGCGTGCGCTCGGTGTGCTGCCGGGCATGACGGAAGCGGCGGCGCAGGCCCGTCCCGGTGAGGTGATTTGTCGCGAGCGCGTGCCTGCCCACGAGACGGCGGCGCAGCAGGCGCTGCTCGAGGTGGGCGTGGTGCATTCGCCGCGGGTCGAGGAGGCGGGACCGGGTGAGGTATATCTCGACGTCGCCGGGCTCGGCGCGCTGTTCGGCGACGAGCCGGCGCTGGCGCGACGGATGGCCGCGCGGGCGCGCGTGGCCGGCCTTCACGCGCGCGTCGGCATCGCGGGCAGCCGTGTGGCCGCGCGGCTGGCCGCGCGTCGCGCGGAGGAGTGCGTCTGCGTCCCGCCCGGCGCCGACGCCGCCCATCTCCGCGCGGCGCCCATCGCGCTTCTCGATCTCTCGCTCGAGATGGCGCAGCGCTTCGCCCGCTGGGGCATTCGCACGCTCGGCGAGCTGGCCGATCTGCCTGGCCGCGACCTCGCCGAGCGGCTCGGCACCGAGGGATCGCGGCTTCAGGCCCTCGCGCGTGGAGAAGATCTGCGCCCGCTCGATCCCTGGCGGCCACCGCCCCGCTTCGAGGAGACCCGCGAGCTCGACTGGGCGCTCGACAATCTCGAGCCCCTCTTCGGCCTCTTCGCCGAATGCGCCGAGCGGCTTTGCGCGCGGCTCGAGGCGCAGGCGCTCGCCGCCGATCGCTTCGAGTGGTCGTGTCGCCTGGTCACACGGGTGAGGGAGACGGCGCGCACCGTCGAGGGCGCCTTCGTCCCGCCCGTGCCCACGCACGAGGCGCGCGCGGTGATGGCGGTGCTCCGCGCCACGCTCGCTGCGGAGCCGCCGCCGGCTCCCGTGACCGCGCTCGCTCTGCGCGCTCAGCCCGTGCGCGTGTCCGCCTCGCAGGAGCCGCTGGACGGCGACGGGCGGCCCAGCCCGCGCACGCTCGCCGAGACGGTGGCGCGCGTCATCGCGCTGGTGGGGCCGGGCAATCTCGGCGTGCCCGTGCTGCTCGACAGCCATCGCCCCGACTCGCTGCGGCTGGAGCCACTGAATGCTGCCGCGTTGCTGAACCAAGCCAAGAGCACGGATGGAGAGGGAGCGAGGGGCACGCTCGCCCTGCGCCGCTGCCGCCCGCCGCGGCCGGCGCAGGTGCGACTCATCGGCGGCCGGCCCGTGCATCTCCGCGCCGCCGGGCTCGCCGGCCCCATCGTGGCGAGCGCGGGGCCGTGGCGTAGCTCGGGCGAGTGGTGGCTGGAGAACCGCTGGGCTTCCGACGAATGGGACGTGGAGCTGGCCGATGGCACCCTGGGCCGGCTCGCGCACGATGGCTCGGCCTGGGTGCTCGAAGGTATCTACGACTGA